A single genomic interval of Haloterrigena salifodinae harbors:
- the ilvC gene encoding ketol-acid reductoisomerase, with protein sequence MTDEFTTDIYYDDDADVSTLDDETVAVLGYGSQGHAHALNLHDSGVDVVVGLREGSSSRSAAESDGLEVATPADAVAQASYVSVLVPDTVQSDVYENAIEPNLEAGDTLQFAHGLNIHYNQIQPPEGVDVTMVAPKSPGHLVRRNYENDEGTPGLLAIYQDTTGDAEERALAYAKGIGCTRAGVIETTFQEEVESDLFGEQAVLCGGVTSLVKHGYETLVDAGYSPEIAYFECLNELKLIVDLMYEGGHSEMWDSVSDTAEYGGLSRGDRIVDENVRENMEETLEEIQNGEFTREWIVENQAGRPSYTQLRQAEKNHEIEQVGERLRDLFAWAEEEEEAEDEDESVQVQADD encoded by the coding sequence ATGACTGACGAATTCACCACCGACATCTACTACGACGACGACGCAGACGTATCGACGCTCGACGACGAGACCGTGGCCGTGCTGGGCTACGGCAGCCAGGGTCACGCCCACGCGCTGAACCTCCACGACAGCGGGGTCGACGTGGTCGTCGGCCTGCGCGAGGGGTCGTCCTCGCGCTCGGCCGCCGAATCCGACGGCCTCGAGGTCGCGACGCCGGCCGACGCCGTCGCCCAGGCCTCCTACGTCTCCGTACTGGTGCCCGACACCGTCCAGTCGGACGTCTACGAGAACGCCATCGAACCCAACCTCGAGGCGGGGGACACTCTGCAGTTCGCCCACGGGCTGAACATCCACTACAACCAGATCCAGCCCCCCGAAGGCGTCGACGTGACGATGGTCGCGCCGAAGAGCCCGGGCCACCTCGTCCGCCGGAACTACGAGAACGACGAGGGGACCCCCGGCCTGCTGGCGATCTACCAGGACACCACGGGCGACGCCGAAGAGCGCGCGCTCGCCTACGCGAAGGGGATCGGCTGCACTCGCGCCGGCGTCATCGAGACGACGTTCCAGGAGGAGGTCGAGTCGGACCTCTTCGGCGAGCAGGCCGTCCTCTGTGGTGGCGTCACCTCGCTGGTCAAACACGGCTACGAGACGCTGGTCGACGCGGGCTACTCGCCCGAGATCGCCTACTTCGAGTGTCTTAACGAGCTCAAACTGATCGTCGACCTGATGTACGAGGGCGGCCACTCCGAGATGTGGGATTCGGTCTCCGACACCGCCGAGTACGGCGGCCTCTCCCGAGGCGACCGGATCGTCGACGAGAACGTCCGTGAGAACATGGAGGAGACCCTCGAGGAGATCCAGAACGGCGAGTTCACCCGTGAGTGGATCGTCGAGAACCAGGCCGGCCGACCCAGCTACACCCAGCTTCGACAGGCTGAGAAAAACCACGAGATCGAACAGGTCGGCGAACGGCTGCGCGACCTGTTCGCCTGGGCCGAGGAGGAAGAGGAAGCGGAAGACGAAGACGAGTCCGTCCAGGTGCAGGCGGACGACTAA
- the leuC gene encoding 3-isopropylmalate dehydratase large subunit: protein MSEGTLYDKVWDRHKVTTLPTGQDQLFVGLHLIHEVTSPQAFGMLRERDLEVAYPELTHATVDHIVPTADQSRPYEEDAAEEMMAELEENVRDAGIDFSDPTTGDQGIVHVIGPEQGLTQPGKTIVCGDSHTSTHGAFGALAFGIGTSQIRDVLATGTVAMEKQKVRKIQVDGELGDGVEAKDIILEIIRRLGTEGGVGHVYEYAGEAIESLGMEGRMSICNMSIEGGARAGYVNPDETTYEWLEQTDYFQENPEKFEELKPYWESIRSNEDAEYDDVVHIDANELEPVVTWGTTPGQGIGVTKPIPAPEDLPEDKQDTARRAQEHMRVEPGDTMEGYDIDVAFLGSCTNARLPDLRRAAEIVEGREVDDDVRALVVPGSQRVQEAAEEEGLKDIFEEAGFEWRNAGCSMCLGMNEDQLEGDEASASSSNRNFVGRQGSKDGRTVLMNPQMVAAAAITGEVSDVRDLKEVNLA, encoded by the coding sequence ATGAGCGAGGGCACACTATACGACAAGGTCTGGGATCGACACAAAGTCACCACGCTGCCGACGGGACAGGATCAGCTGTTCGTCGGGCTCCACCTCATCCACGAGGTCACGAGTCCGCAGGCGTTCGGGATGCTCCGCGAGCGCGACCTCGAGGTCGCCTACCCCGAGCTGACCCACGCGACGGTCGACCACATCGTCCCGACGGCCGACCAGTCCCGCCCCTACGAGGAGGACGCGGCCGAGGAGATGATGGCCGAACTCGAGGAGAACGTCCGCGACGCGGGCATCGACTTTTCGGACCCGACGACGGGCGATCAGGGGATCGTCCACGTCATCGGACCGGAGCAGGGACTGACCCAGCCCGGCAAGACGATCGTCTGCGGCGACAGCCACACCTCCACCCACGGCGCCTTCGGCGCGCTCGCGTTCGGGATCGGGACCTCCCAGATCCGCGACGTGCTCGCGACGGGCACCGTCGCGATGGAGAAACAGAAGGTCCGCAAGATCCAGGTCGACGGCGAACTCGGCGACGGCGTCGAGGCCAAGGACATCATCCTCGAGATCATCCGTCGCCTGGGAACCGAGGGCGGCGTCGGCCACGTCTACGAGTACGCCGGCGAGGCCATCGAGAGCCTCGGGATGGAAGGCCGGATGTCGATCTGTAACATGTCGATCGAAGGCGGCGCCCGCGCGGGCTACGTCAACCCCGACGAGACCACCTACGAGTGGCTCGAGCAGACGGACTACTTCCAGGAGAACCCCGAGAAGTTCGAGGAACTCAAGCCCTACTGGGAGTCCATCCGCTCCAACGAGGACGCCGAGTACGACGACGTCGTCCACATCGACGCGAACGAACTCGAGCCGGTCGTCACCTGGGGGACTACGCCCGGACAGGGGATCGGCGTCACCAAGCCGATTCCGGCCCCCGAGGACCTGCCCGAAGACAAGCAGGACACGGCTCGACGCGCCCAGGAACACATGCGCGTCGAACCCGGCGACACGATGGAAGGCTACGACATCGACGTCGCCTTCCTCGGTTCCTGTACGAACGCGCGCCTGCCCGACCTGCGACGTGCCGCCGAGATCGTCGAGGGACGGGAGGTCGACGACGACGTCCGTGCACTGGTCGTCCCCGGCAGCCAGCGCGTCCAGGAAGCCGCCGAGGAGGAAGGACTGAAGGACATCTTCGAAGAAGCCGGCTTCGAGTGGCGAAACGCCGGCTGTTCGATGTGTCTCGGCATGAACGAAGATCAACTCGAGGGCGACGAGGCCAGCGCCTCCTCCTCGAACCGGAACTTCGTCGGCCGACAGGGCTCGAAAGACGGTCGCACTGTCCTGATGAACCCGCAGATGGTCGCCGCGGCGGCGATCACCGGGGAGGTCTCTGACGTACGCGATCTGAAGGAGGTGAATCTGGCATGA
- a CDS encoding LeuA family protein, with protein sequence MQIQCLHKTIRPLTPVRGVEFFQGTLDSTDEIESARVFDTTLRDGEQSPGTSFSYDDKRQIASILDDMGTHVIEAGFPVNSDAEFEAVRDIASSTQTTTCGLARVVDADIEAALDSGVEMVHTFVSTSDVQIEDSMHATRDEVVERAVESVERVTETGTTCMFSPMDATRTDEQFLLEIIEAVSEAGVDWINIPDTCGVATPTRFRAMIEKVCAHTDAQIDVHTHDDFGLATANALAGIEAGADQAQVSVNSIGERAGNAAYEEFVMAVESLYQTDTGIDTTRIAELSNVVEEKSGMATPGNKPVVGDNAFSHESGIHAAGVIENSDTFEPGVMTPEMVGAERRLILGKHTGTHSVRERLAELGFEPTDDQVRAVTRRVKDFGAEKRRVTVDDLERFAEEAGIERQSEEEEEVRV encoded by the coding sequence ATTCAGATACAATGTCTTCACAAGACGATTCGTCCTCTGACACCAGTCAGGGGGGTCGAGTTCTTCCAGGGCACGTTAGATTCCACTGACGAAATAGAGTCAGCACGTGTCTTCGATACGACCCTCCGGGACGGCGAGCAGTCGCCCGGAACTTCGTTCTCCTACGACGACAAACGGCAGATCGCGTCCATCCTGGACGACATGGGAACCCACGTCATCGAGGCGGGCTTCCCGGTCAACTCGGACGCGGAATTCGAAGCCGTTCGCGATATCGCGTCGTCGACGCAAACGACGACCTGCGGGCTAGCCCGTGTCGTCGATGCGGACATCGAGGCCGCACTCGATTCGGGTGTCGAGATGGTGCACACGTTCGTCAGCACCAGCGACGTCCAGATCGAGGACTCGATGCACGCGACGCGAGACGAAGTCGTCGAACGCGCAGTCGAATCGGTCGAGCGCGTCACTGAGACGGGAACCACCTGCATGTTCTCGCCGATGGACGCGACACGAACTGACGAGCAGTTCCTGCTCGAGATCATCGAGGCCGTCAGCGAGGCCGGCGTCGACTGGATCAACATTCCGGACACCTGCGGCGTCGCTACACCGACGCGGTTCCGGGCCATGATCGAGAAGGTCTGTGCCCACACCGACGCGCAGATCGACGTCCACACCCACGACGACTTCGGGCTGGCCACCGCCAATGCCCTGGCCGGCATCGAAGCGGGAGCCGATCAGGCGCAGGTCTCAGTCAACTCCATCGGCGAGCGCGCGGGCAACGCCGCCTACGAGGAGTTCGTAATGGCCGTCGAGTCCCTGTATCAGACCGATACGGGGATCGACACGACGCGCATCGCCGAGCTCTCGAACGTCGTCGAGGAGAAAAGCGGGATGGCGACGCCGGGCAACAAGCCCGTCGTCGGCGACAACGCTTTCTCCCACGAGAGCGGCATCCACGCCGCCGGCGTCATCGAGAACTCCGACACCTTCGAGCCCGGCGTCATGACCCCGGAGATGGTCGGCGCCGAACGCCGCCTGATCCTGGGCAAGCACACCGGTACCCACTCGGTACGGGAGCGCCTGGCCGAACTGGGCTTCGAGCCTACCGACGATCAGGTCAGGGCGGTCACCCGCCGCGTCAAGGACTTCGGGGCCGAGAAGCGTCGGGTCACCGTCGACGACTTGGAGCGCTTCGCCGAAGAGGCTGGCATCGAACGCCAGTCCGAAGAGGAGGAGGAGGTGCGCGTCTAA
- the ilvB gene encoding biosynthetic-type acetolactate synthase large subunit, which yields MSERAAKVTQADEEAQDDDQITDSAAPDAAQEVDAESETTPAPVTSGAEAVVRALENAGVEHAFGVQGGAIMPVYDALYDSEIYHVTMAHEQGAAHAADAYGIVSGKPGICLATSGPGATNLVTGLADADMDSDPMVALTGQVPTDLVGNDAFQETDTTGVTTPVTKDNAFSSDSDTVGSDVSEAFALAGEGRPGPTLVDLPKDVTNGETDREPDAPSVPETYEVQERADEEIVAAAAERIENSNRPAMLLGGGVIKGEASEACRKFAIEHEIPVITTMPGIGAFPEDHELSLEMAGMHGTGYANMAITHCDTLIGIGTRFDDRLTGGIETFAPDAELIHVDIDPAEISKNIHADYPLIGDAATVVEQLVEAVDESPEATKWRAQCQQWKSDYSMAYDAPEDEPLQPEFVVEALDEATDDDTIVTTGVGQHQMWACQYWTYTEPRTWVSSHGLGTMGYGLPAAIGARIAADDDQDVVCFDGDGSFLMTLQGLSVAVRENLDITVAVLNNEYIGMVRQWQDAFFEGRHSASDYHWMPEFDKLAEAFGAAGFRIDDYDEVADTIEEALSYDGPSVIDVHIDPEANVFPMVPSGGDNGQFALTEDQL from the coding sequence ATGAGCGAACGCGCAGCAAAGGTCACACAGGCAGACGAGGAGGCACAGGACGACGACCAGATCACCGACAGCGCGGCCCCGGACGCGGCCCAGGAGGTCGACGCCGAGTCGGAGACGACGCCGGCGCCCGTCACCAGCGGTGCCGAAGCGGTCGTCCGCGCGCTAGAAAACGCGGGCGTCGAGCACGCCTTCGGCGTGCAGGGCGGGGCGATCATGCCCGTCTACGACGCCCTCTACGACTCGGAGATCTACCACGTGACGATGGCCCACGAGCAGGGCGCGGCCCACGCGGCCGACGCCTACGGCATCGTCTCGGGGAAGCCGGGCATCTGCCTGGCGACCTCCGGTCCGGGCGCGACCAACCTCGTCACGGGGCTGGCCGACGCCGACATGGACTCGGATCCGATGGTGGCCCTGACGGGCCAGGTGCCGACGGATCTCGTCGGCAACGACGCCTTCCAGGAGACCGACACGACGGGCGTCACGACGCCGGTCACGAAGGATAACGCCTTCTCGAGCGACTCGGACACCGTCGGTAGCGACGTCAGCGAGGCGTTCGCCCTCGCCGGCGAGGGCCGACCGGGCCCGACGCTGGTCGACCTGCCGAAGGACGTGACCAACGGCGAGACCGACCGGGAGCCCGACGCGCCGTCGGTGCCCGAGACCTACGAGGTCCAAGAGCGGGCCGACGAGGAGATCGTCGCGGCCGCAGCCGAGCGCATCGAGAACTCGAACAGGCCCGCCATGTTGCTGGGCGGCGGCGTCATCAAGGGTGAGGCCAGCGAGGCCTGCCGCAAGTTCGCCATCGAACACGAGATTCCGGTCATCACCACGATGCCCGGCATCGGCGCGTTCCCTGAAGATCACGAGCTCTCGCTGGAGATGGCGGGGATGCACGGTACCGGCTACGCCAACATGGCGATTACCCACTGCGACACGCTGATCGGGATCGGGACGCGGTTCGACGACCGCCTGACCGGCGGTATCGAGACCTTCGCGCCCGATGCGGAGCTCATCCACGTCGACATCGACCCCGCGGAGATCTCGAAGAACATCCACGCGGACTACCCGCTGATCGGCGACGCCGCAACCGTCGTCGAACAGTTGGTCGAGGCCGTCGACGAGTCGCCCGAGGCCACGAAGTGGCGTGCGCAGTGCCAGCAGTGGAAGTCCGACTACTCGATGGCCTACGACGCACCCGAGGACGAGCCGCTCCAGCCGGAGTTCGTCGTCGAAGCCTTAGACGAGGCGACCGACGACGACACCATCGTGACGACCGGCGTCGGCCAACACCAGATGTGGGCCTGCCAGTACTGGACCTACACCGAACCCCGCACGTGGGTCTCGAGTCACGGGCTCGGGACGATGGGATACGGGCTGCCGGCGGCGATCGGCGCCCGGATTGCGGCCGACGACGATCAGGATGTCGTCTGTTTCGACGGCGACGGCTCGTTCCTGATGACGCTGCAGGGTCTCTCTGTTGCGGTCCGCGAGAATCTGGACATCACGGTCGCCGTGCTCAACAACGAGTACATCGGGATGGTCCGACAGTGGCAGGACGCCTTCTTCGAGGGGCGCCACTCCGCGTCGGACTACCACTGGATGCCCGAGTTCGATAAGCTCGCCGAGGCCTTCGGCGCGGCCGGCTTCCGCATCGACGACTACGACGAGGTCGCCGACACCATCGAGGAGGCGCTTTCCTATGACGGGCCCTCGGTGATCGACGTCCACATCGATCCCGAGGCGAACGTCTTCCCGATGGTTCCGAGCGGCGGCGACAACGGACAGTTCGCACTGACGGAGGATCAACTATGA
- the ilvN gene encoding acetolactate synthase small subunit, with protein MKRGLEGPPPEDRPTPTGRRNKQGIRIDPEVEATHEPRRTVISALVAHEPGVLSDVSGLFSRRQFNIESLTVGPTKDEDRARITVVVEEPDPGIDQIKKQLRKLVPVISVRELEPDAMQRELALIKVDADDPAQVSAVADMYDATTVDSSPETATFEITGARQKIEAAIDTFGQFGIREISRTGTTALARGTEETAAAVNATESTATEANHDETYQTANDD; from the coding sequence ATGAAACGCGGATTAGAAGGACCACCGCCGGAGGACCGACCGACCCCCACGGGTCGACGCAACAAGCAGGGCATTCGCATCGACCCCGAGGTCGAAGCGACCCACGAACCCCGGCGCACCGTGATCTCCGCGCTGGTCGCACACGAGCCCGGCGTGCTCTCGGACGTCTCGGGGCTGTTCTCGAGGCGGCAGTTCAACATCGAGAGCCTGACCGTCGGGCCGACGAAAGACGAGGACCGCGCGCGGATCACGGTCGTCGTCGAGGAGCCCGATCCGGGCATCGACCAGATCAAGAAACAGCTGCGCAAGCTCGTGCCGGTGATCTCGGTGCGCGAACTCGAGCCCGACGCGATGCAGCGGGAACTGGCGTTGATCAAGGTCGACGCCGACGATCCCGCGCAGGTCAGCGCCGTCGCGGACATGTACGACGCGACGACCGTCGACTCGAGTCCGGAGACGGCGACGTTCGAGATCACGGGCGCACGCCAGAAAATCGAGGCAGCGATCGACACGTTCGGCCAGTTCGGGATCCGGGAAATCTCCCGAACCGGGACGACGGCGCTCGCTCGCGGCACCGAGGAGACCGCGGCAGCCGTGAACGCGACTGAATCGACCGCCACCGAGGCGAACCACGACGAAACATACCAGACAGCAAACGATGACTGA
- the leuD gene encoding 3-isopropylmalate dehydratase small subunit, whose protein sequence is MSDEVDIPEVNYVSGSGVPIRGNDIDTDQIIPARFMKVVTFDGLGEFAFFDVRFDDDDNPKDHPMNEDRFQDSSVMVVNSNFGCGSSREHAPQALMRWGIDAIIGESFAEIFAGNCLALGIPTVTADSETIQDLQDWVDENPDGDIDIDVEAEEVTYGNTTIDVTVDDAQRKALVEGVWDTTALMKSNAGAVREKARELPYVEESAIPEAE, encoded by the coding sequence ATGAGTGACGAAGTCGATATTCCCGAAGTCAACTACGTCTCCGGCTCCGGTGTCCCGATTCGGGGCAACGACATCGACACGGACCAGATCATCCCCGCGCGGTTCATGAAGGTCGTCACCTTCGACGGACTGGGCGAGTTCGCGTTCTTCGACGTCCGGTTCGACGACGACGACAACCCCAAGGACCACCCGATGAACGAGGACCGATTCCAGGACTCCTCGGTGATGGTCGTCAACAGCAACTTCGGCTGCGGGTCCTCGCGCGAGCACGCGCCCCAGGCCCTGATGCGCTGGGGCATCGACGCGATCATCGGCGAGAGCTTCGCCGAGATTTTCGCGGGCAACTGTCTGGCGCTGGGGATCCCGACCGTCACGGCCGACAGCGAGACGATCCAGGACCTCCAGGACTGGGTCGACGAGAATCCCGACGGCGATATCGACATCGACGTCGAAGCGGAGGAAGTCACTTACGGCAACACCACGATCGACGTCACCGTCGACGACGCCCAGCGCAAGGCGCTCGTCGAGGGCGTCTGGGACACGACGGCGCTGATGAAGTCCAACGCCGGCGCGGTCCGCGAGAAGGCCCGGGAGCTGCCGTACGTCGAGGAGTCGGCTATTCCCGAAGCCGAGTGA